GTCGCCGCCTTTGATCAGGTTCTGCTTGTAGAGCATTTCTAGCTCGTGCAGAAAACAGAAGGTGCGCGAGGAAGCAATTTCCCCCGGGAACTGCGAAATGTCCGTCAGCGAGGCATGCTGCGAGCCAAGCACCGGTGAGTTGTAGTCCACCATTACCGTGAGGCGGTAGTTGTTGAGTGGCAACGCGGCAATTTCGACGGCGCGGCTATTATCTACGTAGCGAATCTCGTCGGGAATCTCGAAGTAGTTGCGCAGCGCATTCTGCTCTTCCAGACCTACTTCCTGCAACGGCTTGATGAACTCGTAAGAGGAGCCATCCATGATGGGCGGTTCGGGGCCGTCCAGCTGAATCAGAACGTTGTCAATCTCCAGGCCCACCAACGCAGCTAGCGTGTGCTCCACTGTATTGATGCGGGCGCCGTTCTGCTCAATGGTTGTGCCGCGGGAGAGGTCTACTACGTTGTCAACGTCAGCGTTGACAATCGGCTGGCCCGGTAAATCGACGCGTTGAAACTTATAACCGTGGTTAATAGGAGCCGGGCAAAAGGTCATGGTGGCCTGGGCGCCTGTGTGCAGACCAATGCCACTGACGGTCACCGGTGCCTTAATAGTATGTTGCTTATCGTTCATTAGAAGCTGTTAGCTGTTGGCTGCTAGCTATTAGCTGACGGTTAAACGTTGAATCTAAATCCGCGCAGAAGTGAAGAAAAAAGACAAAAGCTAGGAGCTAACTGCTAGCAGCCAACAGCTCTTTCAAGATGCAAAGCTAGGGCTTTTCCGGTTCGATCCGGCTGCGTTCCAATTGGGTGAGGCGGCGCTCTAGGTCAGGTAGGTGGCGGAAGATAGCATTAGCCCGTAAACTGTCGCGCAAATTGAAGGCTGGAGAGCCCTGCAGGAACTCGCCTTCTACCTTAATCGACTTGCCAACGCCCGACTGTGCTGTGACGGTAGTACGATTCGCCAAGCTCAGGTGACCAGCCAGTCCTACTTGTCCTGCCAGCACGCAGAAGTCACCAATTTTAGTGGAACCTGACACGCCCGCGTGAGCCGCAATAACGGTATGACGACCTACCTCGACGTTGTGCGCAAGTTGAACTAGGTTATCGATTTTAACTCCCTCTCGAATGAGAGTAGCGCCCATCGTCGCGCAGTCAATGGTCGTATTGGCGCCAATGCGCACGTCGTCTTCTAGTATCACGTTGCCAGTCTGCGGAATGGCCCGGTAGGAGCCATCAAGCTGCGGTGCGAAGCCGAACCCCTCGGAACCTAACACCGCTCCGGCGTGAATGGTGCAGCGAGCACCTACCACCGTATCGGCATAGAGCTTAGCCCCAGCATAAATAATGGTGCCGTCGCCGATGGTGCACCGGTCGCCAATGTAGGCATGCGGAAAAATCAGCACGTTCTGGCCAATGCGGCAGTTCTGGCCGATGTAAGAGAAGGCGCCCCGGTAATGGTTCTCCCCGATGACACTACCCGAACCTAAGTAAGCCGGTTCTTCTACGCCGCGTTTTCCCGTGCGTGTGCTCTGCTGGTAAAACTCCAGCAGGGTGGTAAAGCTAGAGTAAGGATCATCTACGCGGATAAGGCTGGCCTGCACCGGCTGGCGCAGCACCAGCCCGCGGCTGACAATGATAACGCTGGCACCCGTGGTGTACAGGTACGGCTCATACTTCAGGTTGGCCAGAAAAGTAAGCGAACCAGCCTGGGCTTCCTCAATTTTTGCCAGTCGATCGACGCGTTGCGCGGCGTCGCCTTCAACCTCACCGCGGAGAGCCTCCGCAATCTGACCTACCGTAAATTCCATCGGGCAAAAGTATAGAAAATTGGGGCTTCGATTTTAGTGCTTTATGTGTAGTGCCTAGCGCCTAATGCTTAGTTGTTGAGACCTAGGGTATTCAAGCATATTCGAGAAAGAGCTAGCGGCCCAAACTACCTAGTATTTGCTTACGAAAACAAAGGGTGGGTATGCAAAGCTAGCTACTATGGCGGAGCCCAAACGCCAAGTACTACATGCTATTGAATAATTTCTTTCGGATAGCAGATGTAGTACTTCTCAACGCGTTTGCTGAGGGCGCGGATATTTGGCAAGTCGGAAGCCTCCGCTACGTTTACAACGTGCCCGCTCTTGGTGAGTACATCAATGGTTTCGTCGTGGGAGTCGTAAGCATTGTTGCTAATGCGGCCACTGAGCATCAACAGCTTGGCCTCGTCCATGGGTAAGCTGAACTTCTCGCTGATGAGCTCCGTGACACCTAGCTTTAAGTCTTCGTCAAACGGTTCGCTCTGAAGTGTGATCTTGAACAAGTGCCGGTCGAGGATGCTGCGCGACATGTAGCTGAGCACCTTGTCGGGATGGCCGGCCCACATTTTTACGGCGCCCCAAATATCGTAGTCGTCGAGCTGCACGAAACGCTGCAAGATGCTTTCGTCCTGCTCAAAGTCAGTGATACTGACCGGCTTGGAGAGAAAAAAGTGCAGGTCAGGCGACGCGGGCACGCGGTGACCAGCGCGGGTGAGGTCGCGGGCACGTTGCACAATGCGGATGATCATCTGCTCGGCGCTGGTAACGGCTTTGTGCAAATACACTTGCCAGTACATCAGGCGGCGACTCACCAAGAAGTTCTCGATGCTATAAATGGCTTTTTCCTCCAGCACCAGCCGTTCGTTCACCACCGTCAGCATCTTGATGAGGCGGTCAGCACCTGGGCGACCTTCCTGCACGCCTGTGTAGAAGGAGTCTCGGTTGAGGTAATCCAGCCGGTCCATATCCAGCTGACTGCTCACAAGCTGGTGGAAAAACGGTCGGTGGTAGCTGCCCTGAAAAATCTCAATAGCTAGGTCGAGGGCGCCGTGGTGCTCCCGGTTGAGGCGCTGCATCAGCTGCAACGACAGCCGCTCGTGCGGTACTTCGTGGAAAATAGCCGTTTCTAGGGCGTGGGAGAGAGGACCGTGCCCGACGTCGTGAAGCAGAATAGCCGCCAGCGCCGCTTGGCCTTCGGCCGCCGAAATCTTTACGTGTTTGTCTTTGAGCGTCCGCAAGGCCATGCTCATCAGGTGCATGGCCCCGAGGGCATGGTGAAAGCGCGTGTGCAGCGCCCCAGGGTAAACAAACCCCGTGAGACCTAGCTGCTGAATTCGGCGCAGCCGCTGAAAGTAGGGGTGCTCAATCAGGTCAAATAGCAGCTCCGTTGGAATGGTGACAAAGCCATAGACCGGATCGTTG
This Hymenobacter sp. GOD-10R DNA region includes the following protein-coding sequences:
- a CDS encoding HD domain-containing protein, encoding MNKKKIFNDPVYGFVTIPTELLFDLIEHPYFQRLRRIQQLGLTGFVYPGALHTRFHHALGAMHLMSMALRTLKDKHVKISAAEGQAALAAILLHDVGHGPLSHALETAIFHEVPHERLSLQLMQRLNREHHGALDLAIEIFQGSYHRPFFHQLVSSQLDMDRLDYLNRDSFYTGVQEGRPGADRLIKMLTVVNERLVLEEKAIYSIENFLVSRRLMYWQVYLHKAVTSAEQMIIRIVQRARDLTRAGHRVPASPDLHFFLSKPVSITDFEQDESILQRFVQLDDYDIWGAVKMWAGHPDKVLSYMSRSILDRHLFKITLQSEPFDEDLKLGVTELISEKFSLPMDEAKLLMLSGRISNNAYDSHDETIDVLTKSGHVVNVAEASDLPNIRALSKRVEKYYICYPKEIIQ
- the lpxD gene encoding UDP-3-O-(3-hydroxymyristoyl)glucosamine N-acyltransferase, with translation MEFTVGQIAEALRGEVEGDAAQRVDRLAKIEEAQAGSLTFLANLKYEPYLYTTGASVIIVSRGLVLRQPVQASLIRVDDPYSSFTTLLEFYQQSTRTGKRGVEEPAYLGSGSVIGENHYRGAFSYIGQNCRIGQNVLIFPHAYIGDRCTIGDGTIIYAGAKLYADTVVGARCTIHAGAVLGSEGFGFAPQLDGSYRAIPQTGNVILEDDVRIGANTTIDCATMGATLIREGVKIDNLVQLAHNVEVGRHTVIAAHAGVSGSTKIGDFCVLAGQVGLAGHLSLANRTTVTAQSGVGKSIKVEGEFLQGSPAFNLRDSLRANAIFRHLPDLERRLTQLERSRIEPEKP